One Nitrospira sp. DNA window includes the following coding sequences:
- a CDS encoding UDP-glucose 6-dehydrogenase → MFIDEGSGMAKKTQRQIAVVGLGYVGLPIAVAFGKHAPVIGFDINKAKVEELRKGMDRTGEVSPQDLKASRVRYTSEPSDLKTADFIIVAVPTPINEALQPDLTALRKASELIGSNLSSGAIVVYESTVYPGATEEECLPILERSSGLKSGIDFKIGYSPERINPGDKEHTLEKIIKVVSAQDEESLEIVAQTYATVVKAGIHRASSIKVAEAAKVIENTQRDLNIALMNELALIFHRLGIDTRSVLEAAGTKWNFLKFNPGLVGGHCIGVDPYYLTAKAESVGYHPEVILAGRRINNSMGKYVAEQTVKLLSQVERPVSDLKVAVLGLTFKENVPDLRNSRVPDIVNELKEYGIQVFVHDPLAEPEEAVGEYGLRLSSWDQLKQVDGIVLAVAHREYLQMGMQELLKPLRKQRNNVVVDVKSVLNPDALPGSVKYWRL, encoded by the coding sequence ATGTTCATTGATGAGGGGAGCGGCATGGCGAAAAAGACGCAGCGGCAGATTGCAGTGGTGGGCTTGGGATACGTTGGGCTGCCGATCGCGGTGGCCTTCGGCAAGCATGCACCGGTCATTGGGTTCGACATCAATAAGGCCAAGGTCGAGGAACTTCGCAAGGGCATGGACCGGACCGGAGAGGTGTCGCCGCAGGATTTGAAGGCGAGCCGGGTGCGATACACCTCGGAACCGAGTGATCTGAAGACCGCCGACTTCATCATCGTTGCCGTCCCGACCCCCATCAATGAGGCGTTGCAACCGGACCTGACGGCCTTGCGGAAAGCGTCGGAATTGATCGGTTCGAATCTTTCCTCCGGCGCCATCGTCGTCTATGAATCGACGGTCTATCCCGGCGCCACGGAGGAGGAGTGTCTCCCGATCCTTGAACGATCGTCCGGGCTGAAGAGCGGTATCGATTTCAAGATCGGCTATTCGCCCGAGCGTATCAATCCCGGCGACAAGGAGCATACCCTCGAAAAAATCATCAAGGTCGTCTCGGCGCAGGATGAAGAGTCCCTGGAGATCGTGGCACAGACCTATGCCACGGTCGTCAAGGCCGGCATCCATCGGGCGTCCAGCATCAAAGTCGCCGAGGCGGCGAAGGTGATCGAGAATACGCAGCGGGATCTCAACATCGCGTTGATGAACGAGTTGGCGTTGATTTTCCATCGTCTGGGCATCGATACCAGGTCGGTGCTGGAGGCGGCTGGGACAAAGTGGAATTTTCTGAAGTTCAACCCCGGTTTGGTCGGGGGCCATTGCATTGGGGTGGATCCCTATTACCTCACGGCGAAGGCCGAATCCGTGGGATACCATCCCGAGGTGATCCTGGCCGGGCGGCGGATCAACAACAGCATGGGCAAGTATGTGGCCGAACAGACCGTGAAGCTGTTGAGCCAGGTCGAACGCCCCGTCAGCGATTTGAAGGTGGCGGTGCTGGGGTTGACGTTCAAAGAAAATGTCCCGGATTTGCGGAACAGCCGAGTGCCGGATATCGTGAATGAACTGAAGGAATATGGGATTCAGGTCTTCGTTCACGATCCGCTGGCGGAACCGGAAGAGGCGGTGGGGGAGTACGGTTTGCGCCTGTCTTCCTGGGATCAGCTCAAACAGGTGGATGGGATCGTGCTGGCCGTCGCGCATCGAGAATATCTGCAGATGGGTATGCAAGAGCTGCTCAAGCCGTTGCGCAAGCAACGCAACAATGTCGTGGTCGACGTGAAGAGCGTGTTGAACCCGGATGCGTTGCCGGGATCGGTGAAGTACTGGAGGTTGTAA